A window of the Bacteroides thetaiotaomicron VPI-5482 genome harbors these coding sequences:
- a CDS encoding M20 family metallopeptidase — protein sequence MKKKSMIVLTSAFVLLSAFSCGGGGKATGTNEQSEKVVVNVPQFDADSAYLYVKNQVDFGPRVPNTKEHVACGNYLAGKLEAFGAKVTNQYADLIAYDGTLLKARNIIGSYKPESKKRIALFAHWDTRPWADNDADEKNHHTPILGANDGASGVGALLEIARLVNQQQPELGIDIIFLDAEDYGTPQFYEGKHKEEAWCLGSQYWSRNPHVQGYNARFGILLDMVGGENSVFLKEGYSEEFAPDINKKVWKAAKKAGYGKTFIDERGDTITDDHLFINRLARIKTIDIIPNDPETGFPPTWHTIHDNMDHIDKNTLKAVGQTVLEVIYNEK from the coding sequence ATGAAAAAGAAATCTATGATAGTGTTGACGAGTGCCTTTGTATTATTATCTGCTTTTTCTTGTGGAGGAGGCGGCAAGGCAACTGGTACGAATGAACAAAGTGAAAAAGTGGTGGTAAATGTACCTCAGTTTGATGCGGACAGTGCCTATTTGTATGTAAAGAATCAGGTAGATTTTGGTCCCCGTGTCCCCAATACGAAGGAGCACGTAGCTTGTGGCAATTATCTGGCCGGAAAGCTGGAGGCTTTCGGTGCGAAGGTAACGAATCAGTATGCCGATCTGATTGCCTATGACGGCACACTGTTGAAGGCGCGGAACATCATCGGCTCTTACAAACCGGAAAGTAAGAAGAGAATAGCGTTGTTTGCACATTGGGATACCCGTCCGTGGGCGGATAATGATGCTGACGAAAAGAATCACCATACCCCTATTCTGGGAGCCAATGACGGAGCAAGCGGAGTGGGAGCTTTGCTGGAAATCGCCCGGTTGGTCAACCAGCAACAGCCGGAACTGGGCATTGATATCATCTTTCTGGATGCGGAAGACTACGGAACTCCTCAATTCTACGAGGGAAAGCATAAGGAAGAGGCTTGGTGTCTCGGCTCGCAGTATTGGTCGCGCAATCCTCACGTGCAAGGGTATAATGCCCGTTTTGGTATCTTGCTCGATATGGTGGGTGGTGAGAACAGCGTATTTCTGAAAGAAGGATATTCCGAAGAGTTTGCTCCGGATATCAACAAGAAAGTATGGAAAGCGGCTAAAAAAGCAGGTTATGGGAAAACCTTCATTGATGAGAGAGGCGATACCATCACCGACGACCATCTGTTTATTAACCGTCTGGCCCGTATCAAGACAATCGATATTATTCCCAATGATCCGGAAACAGGCTTCCCCCCGACTTGGCATACCATTCATGATAATATGGACCATATCGACAAGAATACGCTGAAAGCCGTCGGACAGACAGTGCTGGAAGTGATTTATAATGAAAAGTAA
- a CDS encoding phosphate acyltransferase, which yields MEPIQNFAQLTAHLKQQNRRKRIAVVCANDPNTEYAITRALEEGIAEFLMIGDSAILEKYPALKQYPDYVKTIHIEDSDEAAREAVRIVREGGADILMKGIINTDNLLHAILDKEKGLLPKGKILTHLAVMEIPTYHKLLFFSDAAVIPRPTLQQRIEMIWYAICTCRHFGIEQPRVALIHCTEKVSAKFPHSLDYVNIVELAEAGEFGNVIIDGPLDVRTACEQASGDIKGIVSPINGQADVLIFPNIESGNAFYKSVSLFANADMAGLLQGPICPVVLPSRSDSGLSKYYSIAMACLQVAGCECREKLNLNR from the coding sequence ATGGAACCTATTCAGAACTTTGCCCAGCTAACAGCCCATCTTAAACAACAGAATCGTAGGAAACGAATTGCCGTAGTCTGCGCCAACGACCCTAATACGGAATATGCCATTACCCGTGCTTTGGAAGAAGGAATTGCAGAGTTTCTCATGATCGGGGATTCGGCTATTCTGGAAAAATATCCTGCCTTGAAGCAATATCCCGACTATGTGAAGACCATTCACATCGAAGATTCGGACGAAGCGGCACGCGAAGCTGTCCGCATCGTGCGTGAAGGGGGAGCGGATATTTTAATGAAAGGTATCATCAACACGGACAATCTGCTGCACGCCATCCTCGACAAAGAGAAAGGACTGCTACCCAAAGGGAAAATCCTCACGCACTTGGCGGTGATGGAGATTCCGACTTACCATAAACTGCTGTTCTTCTCCGATGCCGCAGTGATTCCACGCCCCACGCTGCAACAACGGATTGAAATGATCTGGTATGCCATCTGCACTTGCCGCCATTTCGGTATCGAGCAGCCTCGCGTCGCACTGATACACTGCACCGAAAAAGTGAGCGCCAAATTCCCGCATTCGCTGGATTATGTAAACATCGTGGAACTTGCCGAAGCGGGAGAGTTCGGAAATGTAATCATCGACGGTCCGCTGGATGTACGCACTGCCTGTGAGCAGGCGAGCGGGGACATCAAAGGAATTGTTTCGCCTATCAACGGACAGGCGGATGTGCTGATTTTCCCCAATATAGAATCGGGAAATGCGTTCTACAAGTCCGTCTCCCTGTTTGCCAATGCGGATATGGCGGGATTGTTGCAAGGGCCTATCTGTCCGGTAGTGCTCCCTTCCCGCAGTGATTCCGGCTTATCGAAATATTACAGCATCGCAATGGCCTGCCTGCAAGTGGCCGGCTGCGAATGCAGAGAGAAGCTCAACCTGAACCGTTAA
- a CDS encoding transposase, with product MKYSKKKYNYYSDDERMSYIREYLSSPESKSEFCKRHGFCAKLLTYWLNKYQIEDKDMGRSSKPVNSDAIDSSISELQKELSLLRAENRKLHRALADESLRHEACEELINLAESTYHIKVRKNSDAK from the coding sequence ATGAAATATTCGAAAAAGAAGTACAACTATTACAGTGATGATGAACGAATGTCTTATATTCGTGAGTATTTATCAAGTCCCGAGAGCAAATCTGAGTTTTGTAAGCGTCACGGCTTTTGTGCCAAGCTTCTTACTTATTGGCTTAACAAGTATCAAATAGAAGACAAAGATATGGGTAGATCCTCTAAACCAGTAAATAGCGATGCTATTGATTCTAGTATTTCTGAGCTCCAGAAAGAACTATCGCTATTGCGTGCTGAGAACCGTAAACTTCATCGGGCTCTTGCTGATGAGAGTTTACGTCACGAGGCGTGCGAAGAACTCATCAATCTTGCTGAATCCACGTATCATATCAAGGTACGAAAAAACTCCGATGCCAAGTAA
- a CDS encoding ATP-binding protein, with amino-acid sequence MMKQIPYGLTDFARIQKDNYYYVDKTMFIERIEMQPAYLFLIRPRRFGKSLTLAMLEAYYDVVYANDFDELFGHLYIGQHPTPKHNCYLIMRFNFSEVSSNVNEVERSFKLHCCSKLRDFVFKYEDLLGKEIWDVLDEEIQQDPGAFLSAINSYASRKGNLPIYLLIDEYDNFTNTILSTYGTEYYQKATHGEGFVRGFFNVIKAATTGTGSALQRMFITGVSPVTMDDVTSGFNIGTNITTDPWFNDLVGFSEAELREMLTYYKEQGVLMQTVDETIVMMKPNYDNYCFSRSRLADCMFNSDMVLYFMKSFVLHGEKPDEIVDPNIRTDFNKLAYLIRLDHGLGENFSVIKEIAEQGEITTDIATHFSALEMTDVRNFKSLLFYFGLLSIKGVDMVGRPILHVPNLVVREQLFSFLIQGYIKHDIFKIDMNRMTMLFENMAFRGDWKPLFNFIAEAIREQSRIREYIEGEAHIKGFLLAYLGMYRYYQLYPEYELNKGFADFLFKPSPSVPVMPPLTYLLEVKYAKAGASEKEIRALADGAREQLLRYSQDELVTEARAKGGLKLITIVWCSWELVLLEEVL; translated from the coding sequence ATGATGAAACAAATACCCTATGGATTGACGGACTTTGCCCGAATTCAAAAGGACAATTATTACTATGTAGATAAGACCATGTTCATCGAGAGAATCGAGATGCAACCGGCTTATCTTTTCCTGATTCGTCCTCGTCGGTTTGGAAAGAGTTTGACTTTGGCTATGTTGGAGGCTTATTACGATGTAGTATATGCTAATGACTTTGATGAGCTATTCGGGCATCTTTATATAGGTCAACATCCAACCCCGAAGCATAATTGTTATCTCATTATGCGGTTCAACTTTTCGGAAGTAAGTTCTAATGTCAATGAAGTAGAGCGATCATTTAAATTGCATTGCTGTAGTAAGCTTAGGGATTTTGTGTTCAAATATGAAGATCTTTTGGGAAAAGAAATTTGGGATGTTCTCGATGAAGAGATACAGCAAGATCCGGGTGCTTTTTTATCAGCTATCAATTCTTATGCTTCCCGTAAAGGAAATCTACCTATTTATCTCCTTATTGATGAATATGATAATTTTACGAATACGATTCTTTCGACCTATGGTACAGAGTATTATCAAAAGGCGACTCATGGTGAAGGCTTTGTTCGTGGATTCTTTAATGTGATAAAGGCTGCTACCACCGGTACGGGGTCCGCTCTTCAGCGTATGTTTATCACAGGAGTGAGTCCTGTCACGATGGATGACGTCACCAGTGGCTTTAATATCGGAACCAATATTACGACTGATCCTTGGTTTAATGATTTAGTAGGTTTCAGTGAAGCGGAACTGCGTGAAATGCTTACTTATTATAAAGAACAGGGAGTGCTCATGCAAACGGTAGATGAGACAATTGTCATGATGAAACCCAACTATGACAATTACTGCTTTAGTAGAAGTAGATTAGCAGATTGTATGTTTAACTCCGATATGGTGCTTTACTTTATGAAATCTTTTGTATTGCATGGAGAAAAGCCTGATGAAATTGTAGACCCCAACATTCGTACTGACTTTAATAAATTAGCTTACTTGATTCGTCTTGACCACGGATTGGGGGAGAACTTCTCTGTTATTAAAGAAATAGCCGAGCAGGGAGAAATAACTACGGACATTGCTACACACTTTTCCGCATTGGAAATGACGGATGTACGCAATTTCAAGTCTTTGTTATTCTATTTCGGACTTCTTTCTATTAAAGGAGTCGATATGGTGGGAAGACCCATTCTGCATGTCCCGAATCTGGTGGTCAGAGAACAGCTTTTTAGCTTTTTGATCCAAGGATATATCAAACATGATATTTTTAAGATTGATATGAACCGGATGACGATGTTATTTGAGAACATGGCTTTCAGAGGAGACTGGAAACCGTTGTTTAATTTTATAGCAGAGGCTATCCGTGAGCAAAGCCGTATTCGCGAATATATAGAGGGCGAAGCACATATTAAGGGCTTTTTGTTGGCTTATTTAGGTATGTACCGTTATTATCAACTGTATCCGGAATACGAACTGAATAAAGGTTTTGCCGACTTCCTTTTCAAACCTAGTCCGTCGGTTCCTGTAATGCCGCCATTAACTTATCTGCTCGAAGTGAAGTATGCAAAGGCTGGCGCTTCGGAGAAAGAAATAAGGGCACTTGCCGATGGGGCGCGGGAGCAGTTACTTCGTTACAGCCAGGATGAATTGGTAACGGAGGCTAGAGCGAAAGGCGGACTAAAACTAATTACGATAGTATGGTGTAGTTGGGAACTTGTGCTACTGGAAGAAGTACTTTAG
- a CDS encoding helix-turn-helix domain-containing protein, producing MEAEELTVGRVHHGHNIRRFRIEKNMNQEVLSQLVHLSQSAVSKYEQMRVIDDEMLHRFSRALGVPFEYLKSLEEDAQTVVFENNTVNNNDQASANIGGYVEENNRVNNYNPIEKITELYERLLKEKDEKYAALERRLQNIEQSLQK from the coding sequence ATGGAAGCAGAAGAATTAACTGTTGGGAGAGTTCATCATGGACATAACATACGTCGTTTTCGTATAGAAAAGAATATGAATCAGGAGGTTTTAAGCCAATTAGTACATTTATCACAATCAGCAGTATCTAAATATGAGCAGATGAGAGTGATTGATGATGAAATGTTACACCGCTTTTCACGGGCATTGGGAGTCCCTTTCGAGTATCTGAAGAGTTTGGAAGAGGATGCGCAGACGGTGGTGTTTGAAAATAATACGGTGAATAATAATGATCAGGCTTCTGCTAATATTGGTGGCTATGTGGAGGAAAATAATAGAGTGAATAATTATAATCCTATCGAAAAAATCACTGAACTCTACGAACGTCTGCTGAAAGAGAAGGATGAAAAGTACGCAGCACTGGAACGTCGTTTGCAAAATATAGAGCAGAGCTTGCAGAAATAA
- a CDS encoding bifunctional riboflavin kinase/FAD synthetase, giving the protein MQIINDTSAMIPEPCVATIGFFDGVHMGHRYLIQQVKEIAAAKGLRSALVTFPVHPRKVMNAAYHPELLTTPEEKTNLLAGTGVDYCLMLDFTPDISRLTAKEFMTQILKERFQVKYLVIGYDHRFGHNRSEGFDDYVRYGQAIGIEVIRAQAYTDDIQIDTIQSAPVSSSLIRKLLHQGDVDAAARCLGYEYFLDGTVVGGYQVGRKIGFPTANLSVDDPDKLIPADGVYAVWVTFDGKTYMGMLNIGVRPTIGNGPNRTIEVNILHFHSDIYDKFIRLTFVKRTRPELKYDSIDELIAQLHKDAEETEAILLAAKQEK; this is encoded by the coding sequence ATGCAGATTATAAATGACACATCGGCTATGATTCCCGAACCATGCGTAGCTACCATCGGTTTCTTCGACGGAGTACACATGGGACATCGCTATCTGATTCAACAGGTGAAGGAGATAGCGGCAGCCAAAGGTCTGCGTTCTGCATTAGTCACATTCCCCGTTCATCCGCGCAAAGTGATGAACGCCGCTTACCATCCGGAACTTTTAACTACTCCCGAAGAAAAAACAAACCTGCTCGCAGGCACGGGAGTAGATTATTGCCTGATGCTCGATTTTACACCCGACATCTCCCGTCTGACCGCCAAAGAATTCATGACTCAAATACTGAAAGAACGTTTTCAGGTAAAGTATCTGGTGATAGGATACGATCACCGTTTCGGTCACAACCGCAGCGAAGGGTTTGACGATTATGTACGTTACGGGCAGGCAATCGGCATTGAGGTCATCCGTGCACAGGCTTACACAGATGATATACAGATAGATACCATCCAAAGTGCTCCGGTCAGTTCTTCTTTAATCCGCAAGTTGCTGCATCAGGGAGATGTAGACGCAGCTGCCCGCTGTCTGGGCTACGAATACTTTCTGGACGGAACGGTAGTAGGCGGCTATCAGGTAGGCCGGAAGATCGGTTTTCCGACTGCCAATTTAAGCGTGGATGATCCCGACAAACTGATTCCCGCAGACGGAGTCTATGCCGTATGGGTCACATTCGACGGAAAGACCTATATGGGAATGCTGAATATAGGCGTCCGCCCTACCATCGGAAATGGTCCCAACCGCACAATCGAAGTGAATATCCTTCATTTCCACTCCGACATTTACGACAAATTTATCCGGCTTACTTTCGTGAAGCGGACACGCCCCGAACTGAAATACGATAGTATCGACGAACTAATCGCACAGCTTCACAAGGATGCGGAAGAAACTGAAGCCATTCTACTCGCCGCCAAACAGGAGAAATGA
- a CDS encoding S66 peptidase family protein — MNIQLPSFLQKGDKVVIVSPSSKIDKEFLKRAKKRLESWGLKVSVGKYAGGSSGRYAGTVRQRLQDLQSAMDDPKVKAILCSRGGYGAVHLVDKIDFTAFREHPKWLLGFSDITALHNLFQKNGYASLHSLMARHLSVEPEEDPCVAYLKDILFGNLPVYTCEKHKLNRQGTAEGILRGGNMAVAYGLRGTPYDIPAEGTILFLEDVSERPHAIERMMYNLKLGGVLEKLSGLIIGQFTEYEEDCSLGKELYPALADLVKEYDYPVCFNFPVGHVTHNLPLINGAKVELTVGKKNVELKFIC, encoded by the coding sequence ATGAATATTCAACTTCCTTCTTTTTTACAGAAAGGTGACAAAGTAGTGATTGTGTCACCTTCCAGCAAGATAGACAAAGAGTTTCTGAAACGTGCGAAGAAACGGCTTGAATCATGGGGATTGAAAGTCTCTGTGGGGAAATATGCCGGTGGCTCTTCCGGACGTTATGCCGGAACGGTCCGGCAACGTCTGCAAGACTTGCAGAGTGCGATGGATGATCCTAAAGTGAAAGCTATTCTTTGTAGCAGAGGAGGATACGGGGCCGTGCATCTGGTGGACAAGATTGACTTCACCGCCTTTCGTGAACATCCGAAGTGGTTGCTGGGATTCAGCGACATCACTGCCTTGCATAATTTATTTCAGAAGAATGGATATGCCTCCCTGCATTCGCTGATGGCGCGTCATCTGAGCGTGGAGCCGGAAGAAGACCCTTGCGTGGCCTATCTGAAAGATATTCTCTTCGGTAATCTGCCCGTTTATACTTGCGAAAAGCATAAACTGAACAGGCAAGGTACGGCCGAAGGTATCCTGCGTGGCGGAAATATGGCGGTAGCTTACGGGCTGCGCGGCACTCCTTATGATATTCCTGCCGAAGGAACCATCCTGTTTCTCGAAGATGTCAGTGAACGTCCCCATGCGATTGAGCGCATGATGTACAATCTGAAACTGGGCGGTGTGCTTGAAAAACTCTCCGGACTCATTATCGGTCAATTTACCGAGTATGAAGAAGATTGTTCGTTGGGTAAGGAGTTGTATCCCGCTCTGGCCGACTTGGTGAAAGAATATGACTATCCGGTTTGTTTTAATTTCCCGGTAGGTCATGTGACGCATAATTTACCGCTTATCAATGGCGCGAAAGTGGAATTGACCGTTGGAAAGAAAAATGTGGAGTTAAAGTTTATTTGTTAA
- the buk gene encoding butyrate kinase: protein MKILVINPGSTSTKIAVYENETPLLVRNIKHTVEELSVYPQVIDQFEFRKNLVLQELEANGIPFAFDAVIGRGGLVKPIPGGVYAVNEAMKQDTLHAMRTHACNLGGLIAAELAASLPDCPAFIADPGVVDELEDVARISGSPLMPKITIWHALNQKAIARRFAKEQGTKYEELDLIICHLGGGISIAVHQHGKAIDANNALDGEGPFSPERAGTLPAGQLIDICYSGQFTKDELKKRISGRAGLTAHLGTTDVPAIIKAIEEGDKKAELILDAMIYNVAKAIGGAATVLCGKVDAILLTGGIAYSDYIISRLKKRISFLAPIHVYPGEGEMESLAFNALGALRGELPVQIYK, encoded by the coding sequence ATGAAGATTCTGGTCATCAACCCCGGCTCCACTTCTACGAAGATAGCAGTCTACGAGAACGAAACTCCGTTGCTCGTCCGTAACATCAAGCATACGGTCGAAGAATTATCCGTTTATCCGCAGGTGATAGACCAGTTTGAATTTCGGAAGAATCTGGTTCTTCAGGAATTAGAAGCAAATGGAATACCCTTTGCATTCGATGCTGTCATCGGACGCGGCGGCCTCGTCAAACCCATTCCGGGAGGAGTCTACGCAGTCAACGAAGCCATGAAGCAAGATACTTTGCACGCCATGCGTACCCATGCCTGCAACTTAGGCGGACTGATTGCAGCCGAACTGGCCGCTTCCCTTCCTGATTGCCCGGCTTTCATCGCAGACCCGGGAGTGGTGGATGAACTGGAAGATGTAGCGCGTATTTCGGGTTCTCCGCTGATGCCTAAGATCACCATCTGGCACGCCTTGAATCAGAAAGCAATCGCCCGCCGCTTCGCAAAAGAGCAGGGAACGAAATATGAAGAACTAGACTTGATAATCTGTCACTTAGGTGGCGGTATCTCTATAGCCGTTCATCAGCATGGCAAAGCCATTGACGCCAATAATGCTTTAGACGGCGAAGGGCCTTTCTCGCCAGAAAGGGCTGGCACCCTTCCTGCCGGTCAGTTGATCGATATTTGTTATAGCGGACAGTTCACGAAAGATGAATTAAAGAAGCGTATCTCCGGACGTGCCGGACTGACGGCCCATCTGGGCACTACCGATGTTCCCGCCATTATCAAAGCCATAGAAGAAGGTGACAAAAAAGCTGAACTGATACTGGATGCCATGATATATAATGTTGCGAAAGCCATTGGCGGAGCCGCCACCGTACTCTGCGGGAAAGTAGATGCCATTCTGCTGACAGGAGGTATTGCTTATTCGGACTATATCATTTCAAGATTGAAGAAAAGAATCTCTTTCTTAGCCCCTATACATGTCTATCCCGGGGAAGGGGAAATGGAGTCATTAGCATTTAATGCTTTAGGGGCATTAAGAGGGGAACTTCCTGTACAAATCTATAAATAA
- a CDS encoding helix-turn-helix domain-containing protein, which translates to MAIIVNLDIMMARRKISLGELAEKIDITPANLSILKTGKAKAIRFSTLEAICKVLDCQPADILEYQEEICD; encoded by the coding sequence ATGGCAATTATAGTAAACCTTGACATCATGATGGCGCGCAGAAAAATATCTCTGGGCGAGCTGGCGGAGAAAATAGATATCACCCCCGCCAACCTTTCTATATTAAAAACCGGAAAAGCTAAGGCAATCCGTTTCTCTACGCTGGAGGCTATCTGCAAAGTACTGGACTGCCAGCCGGCAGATATACTGGAATATCAGGAGGAAATTTGCGATTAA
- a CDS encoding SufE family protein, whose amino-acid sequence MSINELQDEVIAEFSDFDDWMDRYQLLIDLGNEQEPLDEKYKTEQNLIEGCQSRVWLQADDVDGKIVFNAESDALIVKGIIALLIKVLSGHTPDEILNADLYFIDKIGLRDHLSPTRSNGLLSMVKQIRMYALAFKAKEGK is encoded by the coding sequence ATGTCAATTAATGAATTACAAGACGAAGTGATTGCTGAATTCAGCGACTTCGATGACTGGATGGACCGCTACCAGCTGCTCATTGACTTAGGTAATGAACAGGAACCGCTCGACGAAAAGTATAAGACCGAACAGAATCTGATCGAAGGCTGTCAGAGCCGTGTATGGCTTCAGGCGGACGATGTGGATGGAAAAATCGTGTTTAATGCGGAAAGTGACGCTTTGATTGTGAAAGGAATCATTGCTTTATTGATCAAAGTCCTTTCGGGGCATACGCCCGATGAAATACTGAATGCTGATCTTTATTTTATCGATAAGATAGGTTTGAGAGATCATTTGTCTCCTACCCGTAGCAATGGGTTGCTGTCGATGGTAAAGCAGATACGTATGTATGCGCTGGCATTTAAGGCAAAAGAAGGGAAATAA
- a CDS encoding CPBP family intramembrane glutamic endopeptidase, with protein sequence MRTAIKLILLNLLIAQIIAPILVMIPCVIYLVATTGNLDKDTLITMLMIPAQLAGQLMMGIYLWKAGYISTKKITWSPVSSSYLFFSALAVLTCGFVVSALAELMKWIPNIMEQSFDILQSGWGGILAIAVIGPVLEELLFRGAITKALLQQYSPTKAILLSALFFGVFHINPAQILPAFLIGILFAWTYYKTASLIPCTLMHILNNSLSVFLSTKYPEAENMSDLMDTTSYLIAIFVAVLILAGVIWAMRRTTVHYPWKEETNITD encoded by the coding sequence ATGAGAACTGCTATTAAACTGATATTACTGAATCTGCTTATCGCACAGATCATTGCTCCCATTTTAGTCATGATCCCCTGTGTGATTTATCTGGTAGCCACTACCGGAAACTTAGACAAAGACACGCTCATTACCATGCTTATGATTCCGGCACAACTGGCCGGTCAGCTGATGATGGGTATCTATTTATGGAAAGCCGGATACATCAGCACAAAGAAAATAACCTGGTCGCCCGTTTCATCCTCGTATCTGTTCTTCAGCGCATTGGCTGTCCTCACCTGTGGCTTCGTCGTATCCGCATTGGCAGAACTGATGAAGTGGATTCCCAACATCATGGAACAATCCTTCGATATCCTCCAGTCCGGCTGGGGAGGCATTCTTGCCATAGCCGTCATAGGTCCCGTACTCGAAGAACTGCTATTTCGCGGAGCCATCACCAAAGCATTGCTACAGCAGTACAGCCCGACAAAGGCGATTCTGCTTTCAGCCCTTTTTTTCGGTGTTTTCCATATTAATCCTGCCCAGATACTTCCGGCATTCCTGATCGGTATCCTGTTTGCATGGACGTATTACAAGACTGCCAGCCTCATCCCCTGCACACTGATGCATATACTGAATAATTCGTTATCCGTATTTCTCAGCACGAAATATCCGGAAGCTGAAAATATGAGCGATCTGATGGACACTACCTCCTATCTAATTGCTATTTTTGTAGCAGTTTTGATACTGGCAGGAGTTATCTGGGCGATGCGTCGTACGACCGTCCATTATCCCTGGAAAGAAGAAACAAATATCACGGACTAA
- a CDS encoding glycoside hydrolase family 16 protein, producing MKQFRNLLFISTLLLCWVLVSCKTTRVSSSGWSLVWEENFNQKKGFDPQVWSKIPRGKADWNNYMTDFDSCFAMRKGKLVLRGIANQTLPNDTAPYLTGGVYTKGKKAFLDGRIEICAKLNAAKGAWPAIWLLPENAKWPSGGEIDVMERLNDDSIAYQTVHSHYTYTLGIKEHPKSHFTGVIHPDRYNVFAVEMYPDSLSFYVNDIHTFTYPRIQTQKEGQFPFDQPFYLLIDMQLGGSWVGVVDPKDLPVEMEVDWVRFYQRKSLK from the coding sequence ATGAAACAGTTCAGAAATCTATTATTTATTAGCACATTACTCCTTTGTTGGGTACTCGTTTCCTGCAAAACGACAAGAGTTTCTTCCTCCGGCTGGTCGCTGGTATGGGAAGAGAATTTTAATCAGAAAAAAGGCTTTGACCCGCAGGTCTGGAGCAAGATTCCGCGAGGGAAGGCCGACTGGAATAATTATATGACAGACTTTGATTCCTGCTTTGCCATGCGCAAAGGCAAGCTGGTGTTAAGAGGCATTGCCAATCAGACGCTGCCCAATGATACGGCACCTTATCTGACAGGAGGCGTTTATACCAAAGGTAAAAAGGCATTCCTTGACGGACGCATCGAGATATGCGCCAAGCTGAATGCCGCAAAAGGAGCATGGCCGGCTATCTGGCTGTTGCCCGAAAATGCCAAATGGCCGTCGGGAGGCGAAATAGATGTGATGGAGCGTCTGAATGACGACTCTATCGCTTATCAGACAGTTCATTCTCATTATACGTACACTTTGGGCATCAAAGAGCACCCCAAGTCACACTTCACAGGAGTCATCCATCCCGATCGCTATAACGTTTTCGCTGTAGAAATGTATCCGGACAGTCTTTCGTTCTATGTCAACGACATACATACGTTTACTTATCCCCGCATACAGACGCAGAAGGAAGGACAATTCCCGTTCGACCAGCCGTTTTATCTGCTGATCGATATGCAGTTGGGCGGTTCGTGGGTCGGAGTAGTCGATCCCAAAGACCTTCCGGTAGAAATGGAAGTGGACTGGGTGCGTTTTTATCAGCGAAAGTCACTCAAATAA
- a CDS encoding DUF2975 domain-containing protein, whose amino-acid sequence MKRRLNILSILVFIVLGLSLYTTGYQFGTGMKAGMSLAKEQHKESKACDRPMLAGDFRFVDVVPTIAMIKPDTIINAQNNEKVPVMYTQMAVRTGKEVNYSYLIISSSCSLMNALLTISALIIFVMLILSINKSQIFEWKNVRRLRWLGSLLIMSFVFYLIPQVVNYWGLKEVFALEHYIIAPLALQTTDLLLGLGCLIVAETFAIGLKMKEEQELTI is encoded by the coding sequence ATGAAAAGACGTTTGAATATTCTCAGCATATTGGTATTCATTGTTCTGGGACTTTCTCTGTATACCACAGGATACCAGTTCGGAACAGGCATGAAAGCCGGAATGAGTCTGGCCAAAGAACAGCACAAGGAATCGAAAGCATGTGACAGACCTATGCTTGCAGGCGATTTCCGTTTTGTGGATGTCGTACCTACGATCGCCATGATCAAACCGGATACGATCATCAATGCCCAAAACAATGAGAAAGTGCCCGTCATGTATACGCAAATGGCGGTACGCACCGGAAAAGAAGTGAATTACAGTTACCTGATTATCAGCAGTTCCTGTTCGCTGATGAATGCACTGCTCACCATCTCCGCACTTATTATCTTCGTCATGCTGATTCTGAGCATCAACAAATCGCAGATATTCGAATGGAAGAATGTCCGCCGCCTGCGCTGGCTGGGTAGTCTACTGATTATGTCCTTCGTGTTTTACCTGATTCCGCAGGTCGTCAACTACTGGGGACTGAAAGAAGTATTCGCGCTTGAACATTATATCATCGCTCCCCTGGCGCTACAGACGACTGATTTATTATTGGGACTCGGCTGCCTGATTGTAGCCGAAACATTCGCTATCGGACTGAAAATGAAAGAAGAACAGGAACTGACCATTTAA